The proteins below come from a single Kosakonia sp. SMBL-WEM22 genomic window:
- a CDS encoding GNAT family acetyltransferase, which produces MEIRVFRQEDFEEVITLWERCELLRPWNDPEMDIERKVNHDVSLFLVAEVGGEVVGTVMGGYDGHRGSAYYLGVHPEFRGRGIANALLSRLEKKLIARGCPKINLMVRDDNEMVIGMYERLGYEHTDSVNLGKRLIEDEEY; this is translated from the coding sequence ATGGAGATACGTGTTTTCCGGCAGGAAGATTTTGAAGAAGTGATCACGCTGTGGGAGCGCTGTGAACTGCTGCGCCCGTGGAACGATCCGGAGATGGACATTGAGCGTAAGGTCAATCATGACGTAAGCCTTTTCCTGGTGGCAGAGGTGGGCGGCGAAGTGGTGGGAACGGTAATGGGCGGTTATGACGGCCATCGCGGTTCGGCGTACTACCTGGGCGTTCACCCGGAGTTCCGCGGTCGCGGCATCGCCAATGCGCTGCTCAGCCGGCTGGAGAAGAAGTTGATTGCCCGCGGTTGCCCGAAGATCAACCTGATGGTGCGCGACGATAACGAGATGGTGATCGGCATGTATGAGCGCCTGGGGTATGAACACACCGACAGCGTTAATCTTGGCAAGCGCCTGATTGAAGATGAAGAGTACTGA
- the amiA gene encoding N-acetylmuramoyl-L-alanine amidase AmiA — translation MSTFKPLKTLTSRRQILKAGLAALTLSGMSRAIAKDETPLKTSNSHSKPKAKKAGAKRIVMLDPGHGGIDTGAIGHNGSKEKHVVLAIAKNVRAQLRARGIDARLTRTSDKFIPLYDRVEIAHQHGADLFMSIHADGFTNPNAAGASVFALSNRGASSAMAKYLSDKENAVDELAGKKARDKDHLLQQVLFDLVQTDTIKNSLTLGSHIIKQIKPVHRLHSRNTEQAAFVVLKSPSIPSVLVETSFITNPAEEKLLGTAAFRQKIATAITDGVMSYFSWFDNHKAHTKRR, via the coding sequence ATGAGCACCTTTAAACCATTAAAAACACTCACCTCGCGTCGCCAGATCCTGAAAGCAGGCCTGGCCGCATTAACCTTGTCAGGTATGTCTCGTGCTATCGCTAAGGATGAGACACCGCTTAAAACCAGCAACAGCCACAGCAAACCTAAAGCGAAAAAAGCAGGCGCAAAGCGCATCGTGATGCTTGATCCCGGTCACGGCGGGATTGATACCGGCGCGATTGGCCACAACGGCTCGAAAGAGAAGCATGTGGTGCTGGCGATTGCCAAAAACGTCCGGGCGCAGTTGCGCGCGCGCGGCATTGATGCCCGCCTGACGCGCACCAGCGATAAGTTCATCCCCCTTTACGACCGCGTCGAGATTGCCCATCAACATGGCGCAGATCTCTTTATGTCGATTCACGCCGATGGCTTTACCAACCCGAATGCCGCGGGCGCGTCGGTATTTGCCCTCTCCAATCGCGGGGCAAGTAGCGCGATGGCGAAGTATCTCTCCGATAAAGAGAACGCCGTGGATGAACTGGCGGGCAAAAAAGCGCGGGATAAGGATCATCTGCTCCAGCAGGTGCTGTTTGATTTGGTGCAGACGGATACCATCAAAAACAGCCTGACGCTCGGCTCGCATATCATTAAACAGATCAAGCCGGTGCACCGCCTGCACAGCCGCAATACCGAGCAGGCGGCGTTTGTGGTGCTAAAATCTCCGTCTATTCCATCGGTGCTGGTTGAGACCTCGTTTATTACCAACCCGGCAGAGGAGAAGCTGCTCGGCACCGCCGCATTTCGCCAGAAGATCGCCACCGCCATCACCGATGGTGTCATGAGCTACTTTAGCTGGTTCGATAATCACAAAGCCCATACGAAGAGGCGCTGA
- a CDS encoding RpoE-regulated lipoprotein yields the protein MKPLRMFFIALPLALTGCSTFASVNWSAAYPWNWFGSSPEVSEQGVGGLTASTPLNEQAIGDALGGDYHLRSGMKTEKGTIVRYFEALKEKQLALVVNGENGVVSRIDVTDPDIATAKGVKIGAPFNTLYDKAFGNCVKASDADISGIECKAPDSQHISYLFSGSWSGPDGLMPSDDTLKSWKVSKIIWRR from the coding sequence ATGAAACCCCTGCGTATGTTTTTTATCGCGCTGCCGCTGGCGTTAACCGGCTGCTCGACTTTCGCCTCCGTCAACTGGTCTGCCGCGTATCCCTGGAACTGGTTTGGTTCCTCCCCCGAAGTCAGCGAGCAGGGCGTTGGCGGCCTGACTGCCAGTACGCCGCTCAATGAACAGGCGATTGGCGACGCGTTAGGCGGCGATTACCACCTGCGCAGCGGCATGAAAACTGAGAAAGGCACCATCGTTCGCTATTTCGAAGCGCTGAAAGAGAAGCAGTTGGCGCTGGTGGTCAACGGTGAAAACGGCGTCGTCAGCCGGATTGATGTTACCGATCCCGACATTGCCACCGCGAAAGGGGTTAAAATCGGCGCGCCGTTCAACACGCTCTATGACAAAGCATTCGGCAACTGCGTGAAAGCCTCTGACGCCGATATCTCCGGCATCGAGTGTAAAGCACCCGATAGCCAGCACATCAGCTATCTCTTCAGCGGCAGCTGGAGCGGCCCGGATGGCTTAATGCCATCGGATGACACCCTGAAAAGCTGGAAAGTGAGCAAGATCATCTGGCGTCGCTAA
- the hemF gene encoding oxygen-dependent coproporphyrinogen oxidase, with protein MSTPDVDPVKNALLALQDAICAKLAAIDGGTFIEDAWQREAGGGGRSRVLRDGSVFEQAGVNFSHVHGDAMPASATAHRPELAGRSFEAMGVSLVVHPRNPYVPTSHANVRFFIAQKPDADPVWWFGGGFDMTPYYGFEEDAIHWHRTARDLCQPFGEEVYPRYKKWCDDYFYLKHRDEQRGVGGLFFDDLNTPDFDHCFDFMRAVGEGYTDAYLPIVERRKNTPWGERERDFQLYRRGRYVEFNLVWDRGTLFGLQTGGRTESILMSMPPLVRWEYNYQPAEGSPEAALSEFIKVRDWV; from the coding sequence ATGAGCACTCCTGATGTAGACCCGGTAAAAAACGCCCTGCTCGCCCTGCAGGACGCTATCTGCGCGAAGCTGGCGGCAATCGACGGCGGCACTTTTATTGAAGATGCCTGGCAGCGTGAAGCGGGCGGCGGTGGACGCAGCCGCGTGCTGCGCGACGGCAGCGTGTTTGAACAGGCGGGAGTGAACTTCTCCCATGTTCACGGCGATGCGATGCCCGCCTCCGCCACCGCACATCGCCCGGAGCTGGCGGGGCGCAGTTTCGAAGCGATGGGGGTCTCGCTGGTGGTGCACCCGCGCAACCCCTATGTGCCGACCAGCCACGCCAACGTGCGCTTTTTTATCGCCCAGAAGCCGGATGCCGATCCGGTGTGGTGGTTCGGCGGCGGTTTCGATATGACGCCCTACTACGGCTTCGAAGAGGATGCCATACACTGGCACCGCACCGCTCGCGATCTCTGCCAGCCCTTCGGCGAAGAGGTCTACCCGCGTTATAAAAAGTGGTGCGATGACTACTTCTATCTCAAGCATCGCGACGAGCAGCGCGGCGTCGGCGGGCTCTTTTTTGACGATCTTAACACGCCGGATTTTGACCACTGTTTCGACTTTATGCGCGCGGTGGGCGAAGGCTATACCGACGCCTACCTGCCGATTGTCGAACGGCGTAAAAACACGCCGTGGGGCGAGCGCGAGCGCGATTTCCAGCTCTACCGCCGCGGGCGCTACGTGGAGTTTAATCTGGTATGGGATCGCGGGACGCTGTTCGGCCTGCAAACCGGCGGGCGCACCGAGTCGATTTTGATGTCGATGCCGCCGCTGGTGCGCTGGGAATACAATTACCAGCCCGCCGAAGGCAGCCCCGAAGCAGCGCTCAGCGAATTTATAAAAGTTCGCGATTGGGTGTGA
- a CDS encoding Dyp-type peroxidase has product MSQVQSGILPEHCRAAIWLEASVKGDADALRAGSRAFADKLANFQLQFPDAALGAVVAFGARVWRELSDGQGAEELKDFPAYGKGLAPATQHDVLIHILSLRHDVNFSVAQAALAAFGDALEVNEETHGFRWVEDRDLSGFVDGTENPAGEEKRRDVAIIQDGIDAGGSYVMVQRWEHNLKQLNRMSVGDQEMMIGRTKADNEEIDADVRPVTSHLSRVDLKEAGKGLKIVRQSLPYGTASGTHGLYFCTYSARLYNIEQQLLSMFGERDGKRDAMLRFTRPVTGGYYFAPALDRLFAL; this is encoded by the coding sequence ATGTCCCAGGTTCAAAGCGGCATTTTGCCGGAACATTGCCGTGCGGCAATTTGGCTTGAGGCCAGTGTAAAAGGGGATGCCGATGCGCTGCGCGCCGGCAGCCGTGCGTTTGCCGATAAGCTCGCAAACTTCCAGTTGCAGTTCCCCGACGCGGCGCTCGGCGCGGTGGTGGCGTTTGGTGCCCGCGTCTGGCGTGAACTGAGCGATGGGCAGGGCGCTGAAGAGCTGAAAGATTTCCCCGCCTATGGCAAAGGCCTTGCGCCCGCTACTCAGCACGATGTGCTGATCCATATTCTCTCCCTGCGTCACGATGTGAACTTCTCAGTCGCCCAGGCGGCGCTGGCTGCCTTTGGCGATGCGCTGGAGGTGAACGAGGAGACGCACGGTTTCCGCTGGGTGGAAGATCGCGATCTCAGCGGTTTTGTCGACGGTACCGAGAACCCGGCTGGCGAAGAGAAACGCCGTGACGTGGCGATTATTCAGGATGGCATCGACGCGGGCGGCAGCTACGTGATGGTGCAGCGCTGGGAGCACAACCTGAAGCAGCTTAATCGCATGAGCGTCGGCGATCAGGAGATGATGATCGGGCGCACCAAAGCGGATAACGAAGAGATTGACGCTGATGTGCGCCCGGTAACGTCCCATCTTTCGCGTGTCGATCTGAAAGAGGCGGGCAAGGGGCTGAAGATCGTGCGCCAGAGTCTGCCGTATGGCACCGCCAGCGGCACCCACGGCCTCTATTTCTGCACCTACAGCGCGCGGCTCTACAACATTGAGCAGCAGCTACTGAGCATGTTCGGCGAACGCGATGGCAAGCGCGACGCCATGCTGCGTTTTACCCGCCCGGTCACCGGTGGTTACTACTTCGCGCCTGCCCTCGACAGGCTCTTTGCCCTGTAA